From one Lycium ferocissimum isolate CSIRO_LF1 chromosome 5, AGI_CSIRO_Lferr_CH_V1, whole genome shotgun sequence genomic stretch:
- the LOC132056257 gene encoding heat stress transcription factor A-1b yields MEGVHENTVVGSSSPPPFLSKTYDMVDDPSTDSVVSWSKNNNSFVVWNVPEFARDILPKYFKHNNFSSFVRQLNTYGFRKVDPDRWEFANEGFLRGYKHLLKSISRRKPSHLQGHQQTTPQVQNVSVASCVEVGKFGMEEEVERLKRDKDVLMQELVKLRQQQQATDHQLQTVGQRVQLMEKRQQQMMSFLAKAMQTPGFVAQLVHQQNDNNRCITGKNKKRRLPEQDEENIECNPVNALRDGQVVRYQPSMNEAAKALLRQILKINSPGRLDNKFKNTNGFLTNDPLPPKNALDSSGTSSRISGVTLSEVLSTSSQSHLMSDSGFPFNPCSLMSETQSSTTVVPGEAKVHALPETDALNSHTVHDLPEFSQEQRINKHDTLGTTDLKMSETGIVPDIDTTQGILDGLKTVVPDGFSADTDGDILLDDMPKLPAINDIFWDQILSASPLTEDTDEIGSLAVEDSLEKEDDFLGVQENDWDKLTHMHHLTEQMGLLSSGAQI; encoded by the exons ATGGAGGGAGTCCATGAGAATACGGTGGTAGGGAGTTCTTCACCGCCGCCTTTTCTGAGCAAGACGTATGATATGGTGGATGATCCATCGACAGATTCAGTGGTGTCGTGGAGTAAGAATAACAACAGCTTTGTTGTGTGGAATGTGCCGGAGTTTGCTAGAGATATTTTGCCCAAGTATTTCAAGCACAATAACTTCTCCAGCTTCGTCAGACAGTTGAATACTTAC GGTTTCAGGAAGGTTGATCCGGACCGCTGGGAATTTGCAAACGAGGGATTTCTTAGAGGCTACAAACACCTATTGAAGAGTATAAGCAGGCGAAAACCCTCTCACTTGCAGGGCCATCAACAAACCACCCCGCAAGTGCAAAATGTATCTGTTGCATCTTGTGTTGAAGTGGGGAAGTTCGGAATGGAGGAAGAGGTGGAAAGGCTTAAAAGAGATAAGGATGTTCTTATGCAGGAGCTGGTTAAGTTGAGACAGCAGCAGCAGGCGACGGATCACCAATTGCAGACTGTTGGGCAGCGTGTCCAATTAATGGAGAAAAGGCAACAACAAATGATGTCATTCCTTGCCAAGGCCATGCAGACCCCTGGCTTTGTAGCCCAACTGGTCCATCAACAGAACGACAATAACAGATGTATTACTGGGAAGAATAAGAAAAGGAGACTTCCTGAGCAGGATGAAGAAAATATTGAATGCAATCCTGTCAATGCTTTGCGAGATGGACAGGTAGTCAGGTATCAACCTTCAATGAATGAGGCTGCAAAAGCATTACTGAGGcagattttgaaaataaattcaccTGGGAGGCTGGACAACAAATTTAAGAACACAAATGGCTTTTTGACTAATGATCCCCTCCCGCCTAAAAATGCTCTAGACAGTAGCGGTACATCCAGTCGTATTTCCGGGGTTACCCTCTCAGAAGTACTTTCAACTTCTTCACAGTCTCATCTAATGTCAGATTCAGGATTTCCATTCAACCCTTGTTCTCTCATGTCTGAGACCCAATCTTCCACTACTGTGGTTCCTGGGGAGGCCAAAGTTCATGCATTACCTGAAACTGATGCCCTTAACTCTCACACGGTCCATGATTTGCCTGAATTTTCTCAAGAACAAAGGATTAATAAACATGATACTCTTGGTACAACTGACCTTAAGATGTCGGAGACTGGAATTGTGCCAGATATTGACACAACTCAAGGTATTTTGGATGGCTTAAAGACAGTTGTCCCTGATGGATTTTCGGCAGACACCGATGGCGATATTTTGCTGGATGATATGCCTAAGCTTCCAGCGATTAATGATATTTTCTGGGACCAGATTCTCTCTGCAAGCCCTCTAACTGAGGATACGGATGAGATTGGTTCCCTAGCAGTGGAAGATAGTTTAGAGAAGGAAGACGATTTCCTTGGAGTTCAAGAGAATGATTGGGATAAACTAACGCACATGCATCATCTTACTGAACAGATGGGGCTTCTTTCCTCAGGGGCCCAGATTtga
- the LOC132056258 gene encoding binding partner of ACD11 1 isoform X1, translated as MSAKTVKVSNVSLGASEQDIKEFFSFSGDIDYVEMMSENERSQIAYVTFKDPQGAETAVLLSGATIVDQSVTIALEPDYELPPSAPVPIKETEIANAAGGGSAIQKAEDVVSSMLAKGFILGKDAVNKAKTFDEKHQFISTASAKVASLDQKIGLSEKINMGATVLNDKAKEMDQKFQVTEKTKSAFAAAEQTVSNAGSAIMKNRYILTGTSWVTGAFNKVTKAAGEVGQKTKEKMTEEEQARNSAAGYVPIHAFTESPKPSKTEEPTKPSSPKGLIL; from the exons ATGTCG GCGAAAACAGTGAAAGTGAGCAATGTCTCTCTGGGTGCATCGGAGCAAGATATCAAGGAGTTCTTTTCATTCTCTGGGGATATTGACTATGTTGAGATGATGAG TGAGAATGAGCGATCTCAAATTGCGTATGTCACATTCAAGGATCCCCAGGGTGCAGAAACTGCTGTTCTTCTTTCT GGAGCAACAATTGTTGATCAGTCTGTCACAATAGCCCTTGAACCTGACTACGAGCTGCCTCCTTCAGCTCCAGTGCCAATCAAG gAAACCGAGATTGCTAATGCAGCTGGTGGTGGATCTGCTATTCAAAAGGCAGAAGATGTTGTGAGCAGCATGTTGGCAAAAGGCTTCATCTTGGGCAAGGATGCAGTTAACAAAGCCAAAACATTTGATGAGAAACACCAGTTCATATCCACTGCCTCAGCCAAAGTTGCTTCTTTAGACCAAAAAATTGGCCTCAGTGAGAAAATCAATATGGGAGCAACAGTCTTGAATGACAAAGCGAAAGAAATGGACCAGAAATTCCAAGTTACTGAAAAAACAAAATCAGCTTTTGCAGCTGCTGAGCAGACAGTTAGCAACGCTGGATCTGCCATCATGAAGAACAGATATATTTTGACAGGGACATCTTGGGTTACTGGTGCTTTCAATAAGGTCACCAAGGCTGCAGGGGAAGTGGGCCAGAAGACGAAGGAAAAGATGACAGAAGAGGAACAGGCAAGAAATTCAGCAGCAGGTTATGTGCCTATACATGCTTTTACAGAGTCCCCAAAACCGTCGAAGACCGAGGAACCCACCAAGCCATCTTCACCTAAGGGTCTAATTCTCTAA
- the LOC132056258 gene encoding binding partner of ACD11 1 isoform X2, whose protein sequence is MMSENERSQIAYVTFKDPQGAETAVLLSGATIVDQSVTIALEPDYELPPSAPVPIKETEIANAAGGGSAIQKAEDVVSSMLAKGFILGKDAVNKAKTFDEKHQFISTASAKVASLDQKIGLSEKINMGATVLNDKAKEMDQKFQVTEKTKSAFAAAEQTVSNAGSAIMKNRYILTGTSWVTGAFNKVTKAAGEVGQKTKEKMTEEEQARNSAAGYVPIHAFTESPKPSKTEEPTKPSSPKGLIL, encoded by the exons ATGATGAG TGAGAATGAGCGATCTCAAATTGCGTATGTCACATTCAAGGATCCCCAGGGTGCAGAAACTGCTGTTCTTCTTTCT GGAGCAACAATTGTTGATCAGTCTGTCACAATAGCCCTTGAACCTGACTACGAGCTGCCTCCTTCAGCTCCAGTGCCAATCAAG gAAACCGAGATTGCTAATGCAGCTGGTGGTGGATCTGCTATTCAAAAGGCAGAAGATGTTGTGAGCAGCATGTTGGCAAAAGGCTTCATCTTGGGCAAGGATGCAGTTAACAAAGCCAAAACATTTGATGAGAAACACCAGTTCATATCCACTGCCTCAGCCAAAGTTGCTTCTTTAGACCAAAAAATTGGCCTCAGTGAGAAAATCAATATGGGAGCAACAGTCTTGAATGACAAAGCGAAAGAAATGGACCAGAAATTCCAAGTTACTGAAAAAACAAAATCAGCTTTTGCAGCTGCTGAGCAGACAGTTAGCAACGCTGGATCTGCCATCATGAAGAACAGATATATTTTGACAGGGACATCTTGGGTTACTGGTGCTTTCAATAAGGTCACCAAGGCTGCAGGGGAAGTGGGCCAGAAGACGAAGGAAAAGATGACAGAAGAGGAACAGGCAAGAAATTCAGCAGCAGGTTATGTGCCTATACATGCTTTTACAGAGTCCCCAAAACCGTCGAAGACCGAGGAACCCACCAAGCCATCTTCACCTAAGGGTCTAATTCTCTAA
- the LOC132056259 gene encoding probable calcium-binding protein CML18 — protein sequence MSGDARLDDDQIAELREIFRSFDRNNDGSLTQLELGSLLRSLGLKPSNDQLEDLIQKADRNSNGLIEFSEFVALVAPELIPAKCPYSEEQLKKIFQMFDRDGNGLITAAELAHSMAKLGHALTQEELTGMIKEADRDGDGCISFEEFAQAMTSAAFDNSWT from the coding sequence ATGAGCGGAGATGCAAGGCTTGACGATGATCAAATAGCGGAGCTTCGTGAGATATTCCGATCATTTGATCGGAACAACGACGGAAGCTTAACGCAGCTTGAACTCGGATCATTACTCCGATCCTTAGGTTTAAAACCTAGTAATGATCAATTAGAGGATTTAATCCAAAAGGCGGATAGAAATAGCAATGGTTTGATTGAGTTTTCGGAGTTTGTGGCTTTGGTAGCACCGGAACTTATACCAGCGAAATGTCCGTATTCGGAGGAACAATTGAAGAAGATATTTCAGATGTTTGAtagagatggaaatggtttgatTACGGCTGCGGAGTTGGCTCATTCAATGGCGAAGTTAGGGCATGCGCTTACACAAGAGGAGTTGACTGGGATGATAAAGGAAGCTGATAGGGATGGTGATGGTTGTATTAGTTTTGAGGAGTTTGCTCAGGCTATGACTTCTGCTGCGTTTGATAATTCCTGGACATGA